The genomic region AAACTATGGGAATATTTAGGAAAATAACATTTAATAAAACCGAAAATACAGCAATAACGGTTAATAACTCTTAATAATTGTGCCTATTTTCAGTTTTGAAAAGAAAATGTTCAAGTTTTCTATCATCTCACCGAGCATAAATTCCCCCATCCCGAAGTCACTATACCCCGGACTTAAGTCACAGGGCCTGTATACAGCGTTTTTTTAGGATTGTCTCCTGTTATGCTCATATGTATTGTGTGCTGAGATATACTTCTCAACAATTTCCCAGCCATTGCCCACAGAGCCGTGGTAACAACTCGGAGCCCAGAGATGGTCACCACACCATTCTTTTAAATGGGGAAATTCCTTCCTGAGCACTCTGCTACTTCTTCCTTTGATCATCTTTGATATATAACGTACGGAATATTTTGGCGGATATTTCAGAAATATATGCACATGATCTGGATTAACCGCCATATCTATAATCTCGATATTTAACTCAACGCAGGTCTTCCAGATTATCGCTTCAGCCACCATAGCCACATCACCAACCAGTACTTTACCTCTATACTTTTGGCTGAACACCCTATGGTCAGTGAGCAGAGATACCGTATGCCTGTCATGCCTCAGTTCCTTAGACATATTGAATTGTGTATGGGACAGCAATATAAGGATCAATGGCAAGAGTAAACTGAAAGTATTGATACCATCACATAAAATAAGCCGGATTAATCAAGCGATTATCTATCTCCCAACAATCACAGTCCCGCCCTTCCCCTCCAGCGCCTCGACCACACCTTCAGGCCTGCACACAACCGCCCGCTCTCCCCCCTGCTCCACAAACTCCACCGCAGCCTGTATCTTTGGCCCCATGCTCCCGGGCGGGAACTGCCCCTCTGCCAGGTAGCGGCGCGCCTCCTCCACGGTCAGCCTGTCCAGTTCAACCTGCCCTGGCGTATTATAATTCAGGCACACCTTATCCACCGTGGTCAGGAACATCACCACATCCGCCCCGAGCTCCCGTGCCAGCAAACCGGATGCCAGGTCCTTATCGATCACCGCATCCACCCCTTTCAGGTCGCCATCCTCCTCGACCACAGGAATACCCCCGCCCCCGCAGGCCACCACGATAACACCGTCCCGGACGAGTTCCTTAATGACCTCCAATTCAACGATACCCACGGGCATGGGTGAGGGTACCACCCTCCGCCATCCCCGCCCGCTGTCCTCCACCATAACATGGCCGAAGCGTTCAAGTTCCTCCACATGTGCCCGGTCATAGAACGGCCCCACAGGCTTGGTCGGATGCCCGAACGCAGGGTCACGGGGGTCCACCAGCACCTGCGTGACCACCGGGGCCACCCTCGTATTGAGGTGGTGGTCCTTCAACTGGTTCACCAGGCTCTGGGCGATCATGTATCCCATGCTCCCCTGGGACTGGGCTACGTCCACGTTCAGTGGCACATACGGCACCTTTCCGCGGGCCGCCTCCACCTGTATCATGATGAAACCCACCTGGGGCCCGTTCCCGTGTGTCAGCACGACCCGGTGGCCCGCCCGCACCAGATGAGCGATATAACCCATGGATTCGAACGTGTTGTCGAACTGCTCCCTTATCGTGCCTTTCTGCCCCGGCTTGATAATGGCATTACCACCAAGCGCGGCGACTATGAGACTCACGCGCCCACCTTTTCCAGGAACTCCCTGACTATCATTTCCAGCGTAATCTCGCCTATCTCTTTTATCTCGTAGCGCACCCTTGTCGCCGGTTTATTAATAGTGATGATCCGGCTCAGGTCAATAGGTGTCCCGATGACCACAGCATCGCAATCAACCCTGTTAATGGTCTCTTCCAGGTCGCTTACCTGCCTGGGACTGTAACCCATGGCAGGCAGCAGCGCCCCGGTTCCCGGGTATTTCCTGAAGGTCTCGGTAATGGTACCCACCGTATACGGCCTGGGATCAACTATCTCCCGGGCTCCCGCCTTTTTAGCACCAATGGTACCGGCACCGTATTTCATGCCACCATGGGTAAGGGTAGGCCCGTCCTCCACCACCAGCACCCGTTTTCCTTTGATCATCTCAGGATGTTCCACCGTGATGGGGGAGGCAGAATCAATGATCTTCGCATCTGGATTGACCTCCATAATGATGCGGCGCACCAGCTCGATATTTTCCAGCTCGGCAGTATCCTGTTTATTGATCACCACTACATCGGCCATCCGCAAATTTATCTCACCTGGATAATAGGTGAGTCCGTCCCCTGCCCTGTGGGGGTCCGCAACCACGATGCTCAGGTCAGGTTTGAAGAACGGGAAATCATTGTTACCTCCGTCCCATACCACGACATCCGCCTCTGCCTCTGCCCTGCGCAGTATCTTTTCATAATCCACACCTGCGAATACCGTACATCCCGCATCAATATGGGTTTCATATTCCTCCCGCTCCTCAATGGTAGTGTCCATTTCATCCAGGTCCCTGTACGATGAAAACCGCTGCACTGCCTGTTTTGCCAGGTCCCCGTAGGGCATGGGATGCCTGACCACCGATGATGTTTTGCCAAGCTTGCGCAGTATCTGGCATATTTTCTTGCTCACCGAGGTCTTGCCGCTACCTGTACGCACCGCGCATACCGATATCACAGGTTTGCGGCTCCCGATCATAGTGTAATCGGGTCCCAGCATGATAAAATCCGCACCAGCAGCATTGACAATGGCACCCTTTGACATAACATATTGATATGGCACATCGCTATAAGCGAACACAACCAGGTCAATGGAATGTGAATGGATCAGGTCGGCAAGTTCAGTTTCCGGGTATATGGGGATACCATCAGGATACCGCTCACCCGCAAGGGCAGCCGGGTATGTCCTGCCCTCGATGTCCGGTATCTGCGTGGCAGTGAACGCTACTACATGGTAGGCAGTATTGTGCCTGAAATATACGTTGAAATTGTGGAAATCCCGACCCGCTGCTCCCATTATTAAAACTTTTATTGGATTCTTACTCATACAACTCTCCCCAATAGGTTCTTATTATTGTATTTTATCTGTTCAACTATTATGGTATACTATTAAATCCCATTTTCCTGAAATCTTCGTCAAAGGTGAAAACATCATCAATACCCATGCTTTTCATCAATGCAAAACTGGTACAATCAGTAAAGCTCAATTGTTTGTCATGATATTTCTCAAATATGGCCAGTGCATCCTCATAGAGGGTTTTGTCAACTCTCATCAACTCGATAATGTTAGAACTATGGATGTTCCGGCTCCAGCTGACAGCCTGTGTATGGCCTACCTTGAACCTGATTCGGGTCAAAGTCTCACCTATGATATAATCAGATGTGATCAATCTGGAAGGTCTCAATCTCCCTTTTTGCAAGTCCATCAGTAAACGCCGGGCTGCTTTGTAGTAGGTGTCCCTGTCATTCGCCAGTGCCAGAAATGCAGACGTGTCTATGAAAAGCACATTTCATACCTCATATATCCGGTCATGGTTCTCTGACAGGTTCTCGTCAGTTGAGAACATCCCTGACGTTTTGAAGAACGGGTCATCTTTGTCAAGGTCTGACTTACTTCTTACCCAGAATAATATGGCCTCTCTGACAGCATCTTTTAATGAAAGATGTTTCTCATCAGCTAACATTTTAAGCCATGAATATTCGTAATCTTCCAGTTGTACCTGTACATGTTTGAACGACATGATGCACCAACATGTAATATTAACATGTTCTCATAAAATGTTATCGCTTGATGCTATCCTGTACTTCAAATGATTCGCCCCTGGCCTGTCGATCAATATCAACATGGCAGGCAGCATCGTCAACGTCAGGAAGAGTATCAGCAATATAGAAATGAACGCAATGATACCGAACCATTGCATAAGCGGGAATGGAGACAAAATCATGGCAGCAAACCCGCCTGATGTTGTCAGTCCCGAGGTCACGATGGCCTTGCCTATCCTTGAAATAGAGGTCTGGATGGCCTCATGGGGATTGACCCCGTTTTCCCTTTCCTCTTTGTAACGATGCATGATGTGGATGGAATAATCCACACCCAGGCCCAGGATGATACTGTTTGTGCTGATACTGAGGGTGGTCTGGGGAATACCCAGCAGCCACATCAGGGCACCGCTTATGGCGATCACCACAATGATAGGGACCATGGGGATAAGCGCCCGTACCACTGACCCGAATATCAATAACATGGCTAAAAACACGAACACAAAACTGATAAGTGTCATCCGCATCTGCCCGTCGGTCATAGTATGGCCTATCTTGTTGTTCAGTAACGGTTCTCCTGTTATGGTAATATCCATATCAGGTTGTATAAACCCGATAGACGAACGGATATTGTTCAGGGTATCGTCCAGCCGTTTTCCGTCCAGGTGTTCTACGGTCAGGTCGATGACCCCGAGGGTGGTGTACGGGTAATTGACCAGCCTTCGCCTCTGGGCAGGGTCCATTTCATCGACCATACGGGGGATATCATCATTCTCCGGCAGGCTTCCCCCGATTGCCAGAACCGAGGCAAGGCTGCCGGTTTGCTTTATGCTTGGTTCGTGAGCCTGTAGATATTCAGATAGAAACAGCATTTCCTGCAATGTTTTTCTTGAGGTGACGTCGTCGGACCTTACTACCAGGACGATCGTATCAGTACCTCCGGTCAGTTCACGCATTTCTTCCATGAACCTGATAGCCTGTATATCCTGGGGAAAGTACTGGTAAAAATCGGTAAGGGTATCCACCTTTGGATACGCGGCAGCACCGGTAAGGGTCACGCCGAGGATAAGCAGCAGGATGAGTACCGGATGTTTTACCGAGGTCCGGGCCGTGCGTTCAAGTGCCCGGTCCAGTATCCCTGACTTTGGTTCTCTGTATCCGGAATCACCTTTGTCTACCAGTTTCAGGACCGCAGGGATGAACCAGACCGCAGTGATATACGACAGGATAAGCCCGATGGATACAGCCATGCCGAAATACTCAAGGTCAGGGATGTTGGCGAAATACATACTGCTAAAACCGATAAGAGTGGTGATGATCGCAAGTCCCACTGCCTTGCCCATGCGGGTAATGGAGACATCGATAGCCTCATCCACGCCCAGCCCTTTTGAGCGTTCCTCTTCGTACCTCGCCATGACCTGGATACCGTAATCTATCCCCAGGCCTATCAATACACTGAGGAAACCTGTCAGTATCATGGACATGGGTATTTCCAGCACACCCATGAGGCCGAAAGCTATTGCCAGTGCCAGGGTGACCGCCAGGAGTGGGAGGAATAGTATGTACCTTCCCCGTACAACAGTCCTGAAAAAAATGAACAATATGAGTACCATCAGTACAAGAGCCACCGTGAACATCATGCCCATACTCATGCCCATGATCCTCCCGAGCTGGTAGTCAAGCATGGGCCCGCCCGAGGCTTCTACAGTCACCCCGGGGGGCCGTTCAACAAAATCAATGGCATTTTGCATATCAACTGCAATGGCTCCCGGCTGTTCCAGTTCAGGAACTTCGACAATAATGAGGGCAGTGTCGCGTCTGGGCACCATTCCCTGCAGGCGACCATCATCATAGGCTGTCAGCAGCGATTTGTGGCTGGATGTTTCTTTTGTTGTAACCCTACCGGCAGCTGAATTTGTTGAGATGACATATTCCAGTCCCTGTAATTGTATCTCCAGTCGGGCAAGGTAATCAAAAACAGAGGGTTCAAGCACGTCCTCGCTCCTGACCATAACAAAGACCGTATCAGTGCCAAAGTCTTTCTGGTAGGCCTTGAAATTATTATATGCCGCACTAGTTTCCGGGAAGAATGTCTCAGAACTGGTGACCATCTGGACCTGGGATGCAAAAATAAGTGCAATTATCACAGCCACGGCTATTATGCTAATTACAGTCTTCGGATGGCGTGTTGCATTTTTTGAAAGGCCGTGCAGGATGACGTGAATTAATCGGGAAATAATAACGTACTCCGGTATATCGAAGTACTATATCATATTTAATTTTATCAACATGAATGCTCAAAAAAAAGAAAAGGGGAGGGGATGGAGGGAAAAGATATGATTTTCAGTGAATTACGTCATGCAACTCGTGCAGATGTATTTATGCAGTAACTGAATATCGGGAGTAACTTCTAACACTTTATGTCCGCACGACGTACACACTTTCCTGTTCAGTTCAAGTTCGGGTTTGACTCGTGTTTCCATTTGAATCACCAGTCTATCATTATTGTTCATGGGATATATACCTTTCGCATATTTATAATGATTATACGTGACTATTGTATAGCTGAACATTCCCCATCCTCGCTACAATCATTATATGTCATAGGTCCATATAACTGCAATAACGAAGAGGCGGGACCAATATGAGACTTCACGAGTACCAGTCCAAGGAGATATTCAGGCAGTACGGCATACCCACACCCAGGGGAGTGGTATGCACCAGTGCAGACGAAGCGGTGCAGGCTGTGGACCAGTTCGGCAGCGCTGCCATCAAAGCCCAGGTGCTGGTGGGGGGCAGGGGCAAGGCTGGAGGTATCATCCTTGCCACACCAGACAGCGCGGCTGCGACTGCATCACGAATTTTTGGGATGACCATCAAGGGTTTGCCTGTTACTAAAGTACTGGTGGAGGAGAGTGTGGATATTGTGCAGGAGTTTTATGTAGCCATCGCCCTTGACCGAAGTTCACGGCGGCCCCTGCTAATGGCCAGTGCCAGTGGTGGCGTGGATATCGAGGAAGTTGCCAGAACCTCGCCTGAACATATCATAAAAGAATCCATTGATCCCGGCCAGGGTGGCCCCCAACCCCACCAGTTGATACACATAGCTGAACAGCTGGGTTTGCAGGATTTTACTGATTTTCCTGTGCTGGTCCGGAACCTCTATACCCTATATGATCAACTGGACTGCACCCTGTCAGAGATAAACCCGATGGTACTGACCAGGACCAGCCGGCTGGTGGCACTGGATGCCAAGCTGAACATTGACGATAATGCCCTGTTCCGCCAGGAAGCGATGGAACAGCTATACCAGCAGAATCTGGCCGACCTGGACCCGCTGGAAGTGCAGGCCAGGGAACTGGGTATGAGCTATGTGGCCTTAGATGGCAGTATCGGGTGCATCGTGAACGGTGCCGGACTTGCCCTCGCCACACTGGATATGATAACCAGGGCCGGGGGCAAACCTGCCAATTTCATGGATGTGCGCGGTGGTGCCGATGCCAGGCATGTTGGCCGGGCTGTGGAAATAACTACTTCCAATCCTGCTACCAAGGTACTGCTCATCAACATGTTCGGGGGGCTGACCCTGTGCGATGAGATCGCCGAAGGTATTAGGAACAATCTGGAGGAACTGGATATACCGGTG from ANME-2 cluster archaeon harbors:
- the tnpA gene encoding IS200/IS605 family transposase, producing MSKELRHDRHTVSLLTDHRVFSQKYRGKVLVGDVAMVAEAIIWKTCVELNIEIIDMAVNPDHVHIFLKYPPKYSVRYISKMIKGRSSRVLRKEFPHLKEWCGDHLWAPSCYHGSVGNGWEIVEKYISAHNTYEHNRRQS
- the arcC gene encoding carbamate kinase — protein: MSLIVAALGGNAIIKPGQKGTIREQFDNTFESMGYIAHLVRAGHRVVLTHGNGPQVGFIMIQVEAARGKVPYVPLNVDVAQSQGSMGYMIAQSLVNQLKDHHLNTRVAPVVTQVLVDPRDPAFGHPTKPVGPFYDRAHVEELERFGHVMVEDSGRGWRRVVPSPMPVGIVELEVIKELVRDGVIVVACGGGGIPVVEEDGDLKGVDAVIDKDLASGLLARELGADVVMFLTTVDKVCLNYNTPGQVELDRLTVEEARRYLAEGQFPPGSMGPKIQAAVEFVEQGGERAVVCRPEGVVEALEGKGGTVIVGR
- a CDS encoding cyclic 2,3-diphosphoglycerate synthase, coding for MSKNPIKVLIMGAAGRDFHNFNVYFRHNTAYHVVAFTATQIPDIEGRTYPAALAGERYPDGIPIYPETELADLIHSHSIDLVVFAYSDVPYQYVMSKGAIVNAAGADFIMLGPDYTMIGSRKPVISVCAVRTGSGKTSVSKKICQILRKLGKTSSVVRHPMPYGDLAKQAVQRFSSYRDLDEMDTTIEEREEYETHIDAGCTVFAGVDYEKILRRAEAEADVVVWDGGNNDFPFFKPDLSIVVADPHRAGDGLTYYPGEINLRMADVVVINKQDTAELENIELVRRIIMEVNPDAKIIDSASPITVEHPEMIKGKRVLVVEDGPTLTHGGMKYGAGTIGAKKAGAREIVDPRPYTVGTITETFRKYPGTGALLPAMGYSPRQVSDLEETINRVDCDAVVIGTPIDLSRIITINKPATRVRYEIKEIGEITLEMIVREFLEKVGA
- a CDS encoding PIN domain-containing protein; its protein translation is MLFIDTSAFLALANDRDTYYKAARRLLMDLQKGRLRPSRLITSDYIIGETLTRIRFKVGHTQAVSWSRNIHSSNIIELMRVDKTLYEDALAIFEKYHDKQLSFTDCTSFALMKSMGIDDVFTFDEDFRKMGFNSIP
- a CDS encoding hydrophobe/amphiphile efflux-3 (HAE3) family transporter — translated: MAVIIALIFASQVQMVTSSETFFPETSAAYNNFKAYQKDFGTDTVFVMVRSEDVLEPSVFDYLARLEIQLQGLEYVISTNSAAGRVTTKETSSHKSLLTAYDDGRLQGMVPRRDTALIIVEVPELEQPGAIAVDMQNAIDFVERPPGVTVEASGGPMLDYQLGRIMGMSMGMMFTVALVLMVLILFIFFRTVVRGRYILFLPLLAVTLALAIAFGLMGVLEIPMSMILTGFLSVLIGLGIDYGIQVMARYEEERSKGLGVDEAIDVSITRMGKAVGLAIITTLIGFSSMYFANIPDLEYFGMAVSIGLILSYITAVWFIPAVLKLVDKGDSGYREPKSGILDRALERTARTSVKHPVLILLLILGVTLTGAAAYPKVDTLTDFYQYFPQDIQAIRFMEEMRELTGGTDTIVLVVRSDDVTSRKTLQEMLFLSEYLQAHEPSIKQTGSLASVLAIGGSLPENDDIPRMVDEMDPAQRRRLVNYPYTTLGVIDLTVEHLDGKRLDDTLNNIRSSIGFIQPDMDITITGEPLLNNKIGHTMTDGQMRMTLISFVFVFLAMLLIFGSVVRALIPMVPIIVVIAISGALMWLLGIPQTTLSISTNSIILGLGVDYSIHIMHRYKEERENGVNPHEAIQTSISRIGKAIVTSGLTTSGGFAAMILSPFPLMQWFGIIAFISILLILFLTLTMLPAMLILIDRPGANHLKYRIASSDNIL
- the sucC gene encoding ADP-forming succinate--CoA ligase subunit beta, with the protein product MRLHEYQSKEIFRQYGIPTPRGVVCTSADEAVQAVDQFGSAAIKAQVLVGGRGKAGGIILATPDSAAATASRIFGMTIKGLPVTKVLVEESVDIVQEFYVAIALDRSSRRPLLMASASGGVDIEEVARTSPEHIIKESIDPGQGGPQPHQLIHIAEQLGLQDFTDFPVLVRNLYTLYDQLDCTLSEINPMVLTRTSRLVALDAKLNIDDNALFRQEAMEQLYQQNLADLDPLEVQARELGMSYVALDGSIGCIVNGAGLALATLDMITRAGGKPANFMDVRGGADARHVGRAVEITTSNPATKVLLINMFGGLTLCDEIAEGIRNNLEELDIPVVIRLTGTNQEQGWKILEGAKVTVAHSTDEAARIAVEMVS